One genomic segment of Myxococcus guangdongensis includes these proteins:
- a CDS encoding DUF2379 family protein, giving the protein MLRDVLAVERVPHHLEVAQGQLDEMSDDP; this is encoded by the coding sequence GTGCTGCGGGACGTGCTCGCGGTTGAGCGGGTCCCGCACCATCTCGAAGTGGCCCAAGGGCAACTCGACGAGATGTCCGACGACCCGTGA
- a CDS encoding DUF4397 domain-containing protein: MKRNVLGSWLLMVGLALAAGVTGCGDDEGPSDAGSVARCDGGRVLADGGCGEPLPPKPCDGGPVLPDGGCGLPPTNPCDGGPVLPDGGCGMPPTNTCDGGPVLPDGGCGEPPTNTCDGGPVLPDGGCGGPPTNTCDGGPASPDGGCGEPPPTYRAHVRFINAFVGFKGNPADTVDKLWDPFRVTLRVDDVEFFRSMRAGAAAVSEFREVLLTGPTQSMRMVARDAEGTSEAPDLVVPVDISLADGDWVTVVGAGSLLQVGQARPDHPRLVVLRDNALAAAAPEGEVRVRFMSADRVVSATAKRRFADETGRPYDDNSVDPYSADPVEQGFLVPSKTPRVAIIGTSPTFAPAQSGWLFYSLPEGTFEDGKAYYAINTGEDRRTLSDEASPALLIVTAKQDAFARFQRGPLVYFFHGLLPAAGGGTQQSLQVIRGSSNIAASLAYGTAPKVADLPVSDTGFPLRVTVNGQPGQAVLEGATTGPLEAGRRYLGVLCGRIAGAPTLTLVKDEFATESAQSPFLRFIPCSANSPSPLDFGAYSFQADGSSRDVFTPLFTGATLATPTLPVTGVSFTPPVSTTMPAYTWLGLKTQETTPLERTIRGRVLTTPSFLILIGEWESSLSYRVINTRVNTWSVSSPNDASFSPLPAP, from the coding sequence GTGAAGAGAAACGTCCTGGGTTCGTGGCTGTTGATGGTGGGGCTCGCCCTCGCGGCGGGGGTCACCGGTTGTGGAGATGACGAAGGGCCGTCGGACGCTGGGTCGGTCGCGCGCTGCGATGGCGGGCGTGTCCTGGCGGATGGAGGCTGTGGAGAGCCGCTTCCGCCGAAGCCGTGCGACGGTGGCCCTGTCCTGCCGGATGGTGGCTGTGGCCTGCCTCCGACGAATCCGTGCGACGGGGGGCCCGTGCTGCCGGATGGGGGTTGCGGCATGCCGCCGACGAACACGTGTGATGGCGGTCCCGTGCTACCGGATGGGGGTTGCGGTGAGCCCCCGACGAACACGTGCGATGGCGGCCCCGTGCTGCCGGACGGTGGCTGCGGCGGGCCTCCGACGAACACGTGTGACGGTGGCCCTGCCTCGCCGGATGGAGGTTGTGGTGAGCCGCCCCCCACCTATCGAGCGCACGTGCGTTTCATCAACGCCTTCGTGGGGTTCAAGGGGAATCCGGCGGACACGGTGGACAAGCTGTGGGATCCATTCCGCGTCACCTTGCGCGTGGATGACGTGGAGTTCTTCCGGTCGATGAGGGCGGGCGCGGCGGCGGTGTCGGAGTTCCGGGAGGTCCTCCTGACGGGGCCCACCCAGAGCATGCGGATGGTTGCTCGGGACGCGGAGGGCACGTCGGAGGCTCCGGACCTCGTGGTGCCGGTGGACATCTCCCTGGCGGATGGCGACTGGGTGACCGTGGTGGGGGCTGGCTCGCTGCTCCAGGTCGGGCAAGCGCGCCCGGACCATCCGAGGCTCGTGGTGTTGAGGGACAACGCCCTGGCCGCCGCCGCACCGGAGGGAGAGGTGCGAGTGCGCTTCATGTCCGCGGACCGGGTCGTCTCCGCCACGGCGAAGCGCCGCTTCGCGGACGAGACGGGCAGGCCCTATGACGACAACAGCGTGGACCCGTATTCGGCGGACCCCGTCGAGCAAGGCTTCCTGGTCCCCTCCAAGACGCCGCGCGTGGCCATCATCGGAACCTCGCCCACCTTCGCGCCCGCGCAGAGTGGTTGGTTGTTCTACTCGCTGCCGGAAGGGACGTTCGAGGACGGCAAGGCGTACTACGCCATCAACACGGGTGAGGACCGTCGCACGCTCTCGGACGAGGCCTCTCCCGCGTTGCTCATCGTCACCGCGAAGCAGGATGCGTTCGCGCGCTTCCAGCGTGGCCCGCTCGTGTACTTCTTCCATGGCTTGCTGCCGGCGGCCGGCGGTGGGACGCAGCAGTCGCTCCAGGTCATCCGCGGTTCGTCGAACATCGCGGCCTCCCTGGCGTATGGCACCGCGCCGAAGGTGGCGGACCTGCCGGTGTCCGACACGGGGTTCCCGCTTCGGGTCACGGTGAACGGGCAGCCCGGGCAGGCGGTGCTGGAGGGCGCGACCACCGGTCCGCTGGAGGCGGGGCGTCGCTATCTGGGAGTGCTGTGTGGCCGGATTGCCGGCGCGCCCACGCTCACCCTCGTGAAGGACGAGTTCGCCACGGAGAGCGCGCAGTCTCCCTTCCTGCGCTTCATCCCGTGCTCCGCCAACTCGCCCAGCCCGCTCGACTTCGGTGCCTATTCGTTCCAGGCGGATGGCTCCAGCCGGGACGTCTTCACGCCGCTGTTCACGGGCGCGACGCTCGCCACGCCCACGCTCCCCGTCACGGGGGTGTCGTTCACGCCGCCTGTGTCCACGACGATGCCTGCTTACACCTGGCTCGGCTTGAAGACCCAGGAGACGACGCCTCTCGAGCGCACCATCCGGGGCCGGGTGCTCACCACGCCCTCCTTCCTCATCCTCATTGGAGAGTGGGAGAGTTCCCTTTCGTACCGAGTCATCAACACCCGCGTGAACACCTGGAGCGTCTCTTCTCCGAACGATGCCAGCTTCAGTCCGCTGCCGGCGCCGTGA